Proteins from one Monodelphis domestica isolate mMonDom1 chromosome 6, mMonDom1.pri, whole genome shotgun sequence genomic window:
- the LOC103099226 gene encoding uncharacterized protein LOC103099226 isoform X1, whose product MNSNIMESKPRPKEKIKRLLNPCHRGRLKMATAYKSQAFMLSLLKGDPKMMGVLQVLIGLIVTILGAFLFSNKTELPKSSFSHFFITRYPFWTGACYAIIGVFTILNGVNYKNQDRLSLYMDVLGALISASGISVLFYSLSLHQFVHPASGGMGAMVEPLLHGVLSVLLILTIFQFSITAMVLASKCKGTGESPADEACSTSLRDPRQNIYFPSSEVKEHKPTKNVENQLQIQIEKNPSEKNEENTSASLIRGYTFFKSRALGSPVTHPPPSPSPPPPPPPPPPPPPPPPPSPKVPEENIQYSIPNPLLCTTDAPSETLQVSYFSTPSTSSAVAQRPSLVEPFLLDKSVQVSSYSDLSTGGELTEFPPSTSTSSASESTKGLSTSSSEDHIASRLTALTKAVQFPSVSDVATSTDVSENPSMEEAIPFALTKAVQCPSVSDVATSTDVSENLSMEDATPLALTKAVQCPSVSDIATSTDVIENPPMDDVVTPELTKAVRCVCISDVSISTDIIEDLNQSVKSSPISGPKEPIDVPAFSELTSIREPIQALMSPSRPTQILPILDPMPTNEFVTGELLPNLVPSPSREFIQDLTISRTISGSKSVQVPSSAGIISSCKSIKFSSSSIGFSMTKAKQVPLYCCASTSSESIEVPSFSVMLSSNQATQVPSFSDLGPPQENIHRPLPHKFSGLHKSTQVPAFSDESSSIVGMEIAGSFPGPLSSRECIQHSSDIVAVSGSRLLSPPHSDPAIPDISTEELPYSQEPHSSKELINASFSETNSPREGTQVPSTCDAFDITNSEQLSLISDLNATVVGREKIMSFSGSLLSRKPLEYSSNFVAISVTKQTKLPSSSDPRSLNVNTEEFSSILFPFCPVVSRQFSNSSETSLARENPQIPSILSMNESIQTPSSRGIISVSKVTKRSSFSDVNSLNVSTEEHPSVLNLFCPIVSQQFSDFSETSLARENIQIPSVLGSVSETEVTQISHSSGKSSQRDTLEAPSTHVAVTESKSAQPPCLSAAGSSTVQIKEVISFSALLSQKESIQNPSNLGVNSVSRLTQPFSDLNPLNVSTEELPSVLNPFCPIVSGQFSDFSETSIARENIKIPSIFGSVSENEVTQFSHSSTKSSRRVTLEAPTHVAVTESKSAQPPCLSAASSSTMQIKEVISFSALLSQKESVQNPANLAVISVSKLTQLPSFSDLNPLSTEELPSVLNPFCPIVSGQFSDFSETSLARENIQNPSILGSVSMNEASQFSQSSNKSSRRVTLEAPTHVAVTERKSIQVPNEATQSSHSSGKSSQRDTLEAPSTHVAVTESKSAQPPCLSAAGSSTVQLKEVISFSALLSQKESAPNPTNLAVISVSKLAQLPSFSDLNPLSTEELPSVLNPFCPIVSGQFSDFSETSIARENIKIPSIFGSVSENEVTQFSHSSTKSSRRVTLEAPSTHVAATESKFAQPPCLSAAGSSTVQIKEVLSFSSLLSQKESVQNPANLAVISVSKNAQLPSFSDLNPLSTEELPSVLNPFCPIVSGQFSDFSETSLARENIQIPSILGSVSVNEAEQFSHSSGRSSRRVTLEAPTHVAVTERKSVQVPNEAIQFSHSSGRSSRRVTLEAPTHVTVTENKSVQVSNEALQFFHSHKGTQRDTLEAPSTHVTVTENKSVQVSNEATRFSHSSRKSSRRDTSEAPSTHVAVTVRKSVQVPNEATQFSHSGTSSRRDTLEAPSTHIAVIVRKSLLPNEAAQFSHSGTTSRRDTSEVPSTCVSVTEDKSVQVSNEATQFDPSTHVTVTENKSVQVSNEATQFDPSTHVTVTEDKSVQVSNEALQFFHSHKGSQRVTLEDPSTHVTVTENKSVQVPNETSQSCHSSHKSSQRDTLEAPSIHVAVTENKSAQPPNLSAAGLSTMQIKEVLSFSSLLSQEESIQNPTNLAVISVKKLTQLPFSDLNPLNVSTEELPPVLNPFCPIVSRQFSDFSETNLTRETKTSQIPPTRLTLMVNKSTQLTSSFNVSSSTISREEIQSFPGPLKSREITQHPSNTEVMLVDEFTQFPSLSNLNSLNENTNLLSENTEQLPCVSLSTISRQFSDFSEKNLARENIQFPSILEHIPVRERTPFSDSFDKHLPTKTLQVSSTHLVDKSTQLTSMSDTDLTNVSLEEVSSFPGPHLPQESVQLPSNFAAVSVNKATQFPSSSDISS is encoded by the coding sequence AATATCTATTTCCCTTCTTCTGAAGTCAAGGAGCACAAACCAACCAAGAATGTGGAAAACCAGTTGCAGATCCAGATTGAGAAAAATCCAtctgagaaaaatgaagaaaatacatcAGCCTCTTTAATTAGGGGTTATACTTTCTTTAAATCAAGAGCTTTAGGAAGTCCCGTAACTCACccacctccttccccttcccctcctcctcctcctcctccacctccacctcctcctcctcctcctccaccttcccctaaagtaccagaagaaaatattcaatattcaataCCAAATCCTCTGCTGTGTACTACAGATGCCCCAAGTGAAACCCTGCAAGTTTCATATTTCTCTACCCCAAGTACATCAAGTGCAGTGGCACAAAGACCATCTTTAGTAGAACCATTTTTATTAGATAAATCTGTGCAAGTTTCCTCATATTCAGATCTAAGCACAGGGGGAGAATTAACAGAATTTCCTCCTTCCACCAGCACAAGTTCAGCAAGTGAATCCACAAAAGGTCTCTCAACTTCCAGCTCAGAAGATCACATTGCTTCCAGATTAACTGCACTGACCAAAGCTGTGCAATTTCCTTCTGTCTCAGATGTGGCTACATCAACAGATGTCTCAGAAAATCCATCCATGGAAGAAGCCATACCATTTGCATTGACCAAAGCTGTGCAATGCCCTTCTGTTTCAGATGTGGCTACATCAACGGATGTCTCAGAAAATCTATCCATGGAAGATGCCACACCACTTGCATTGACCAAAGCTGTGCAATGTCCTTCTGTCTCAGACATAGCTACATCAACAGATGTCATAGAAAATCCACCCATGGATGATGTCGTAACACCTGAATTGACCAAAGCTGTACGATGTGTGTGTATCTCAGACGTGTCTATATCAACAGATATTATAGAAGATCTGAATCAATCTGTGAAGTCTTCTCCTATCTCAGGCCCAAAAGAACCAATAGATGTCCCTGCTTTCTCTGAACTAACATCAATAAGGGAACCCATACAAGCTCTAATGTCTCCTAGTAGACCCACACAAATCCTTCCTATCTTAGATCCCATGCCCACTAATGAATTTGTAACAGGTGAACTTCTGCCTAACTTGGTCCCAAGTCCGTCAAGAGAATTTATACAAGATCTCACCATCTCCAGAACAATTTCAGGAAGCAAATCTGTGCAAGTTCCTTCATCTGCTGGCATAATTTCTTCATGTAAAtctataaaattttcttcttcctccattgGATTTTCAATGACAAAAGCCAAACAAGTTCCTTTATATTGTTGTGCTTCAACATCAAGTGAATCCATAGAAGTTCCATCTTTCTCAGTAATGCTTTCATCAAATCAAGCCACACAAGTTCCTTCTTTCTCTGATCTAGGCCCACCACAAGAAAACATACACAGGCCCTTACCCCACAAATTTAGTGGTCTGCACAAATCAACCCAAGTTCCTGCTTTTTCTGATGAAAGTTCATCTATTGTAGGCATGGAAATAGCTGGATCTTTCCCTGGTCCACTTTCATCAAGAGAATGCATACAACACTCCTCAGATATTGTGGCTGTTTCAGGCAGCAGGCTTCTGTCTCCTCCACATTCTGATCCAGCTATACCAGACATAAGCACAGAAGAATTACCATATTCCCAAGAACCACATTCATCAAAAGAAttgataaatgcttctttctcTGAAACTAATTCACCAAGAGAAGGTACACAAGTTCCCTCTACTTGTGATGCTTTTGACATTACCAACAGTGAACAACTTTCTTTGATTTCTGATTTAAATGCAACAGtagtaggaagagaaaaaatcatgTCTTTTTCAGGTTCACTGTTATCGAGGAAACCATTAGAATACTCCTCAAATTTTGTTGCTATTTCAGTTACCAAGCAAACaaaacttccttcttcctctgatCCAAGATCATTGAATGTGAACACAGAAGAATTTTCATCTATCTTGTTTCCGTTTTGTCCAGTAGTATCCAGGCAGTTTTCTAATTCCTCTGAAACAAGTTTAGCAAGAGAAAACCCACAAATTCCTTCTATCCTTTCCATGAATGAAAGCATTCAAACTCCCTCAAGCCGTGGTATTATTTCAGTCAGCAAAGTCACAAAACGTTCTTCTTTCTCTGATGTAAATTCATTGAATGTGAGCACAGAAGAACATCCATCTGTTTTGAATCTATTTTGTCCAAtagtttcccagcagttttctgATTTCTCTGAGACAAGTTTAGCAAGAGAAAACATACAAATTCCCTCTGTCCTTGGATCTGTTTCGGAGACTGAAGTCACACAGATTTCTCATTCCTCTGGTAAAAGTTCACAAAGAGACACTTTAGAAGCTCCCTCTACTCATGTTGCTGTCACAGAGAGCAAATCTGCACAACCACCTTGCCTCTCAGCTGCAGGCTCATCAACGGTGCAGATAAAAGAAGTCATATCTTTCTCAGCACTACTTTCACAAAAGGAATCCATCCAAAATCCCTCAAACCTTGGTGTTAATTCAGTCAGCAGGCTTACACAACCTTTCTCTGATCTAAATCCACTGAATGTCAGCACAGAAGAACTTCCATCTGTCTTGAATCCATTCTGTCCAATAGTGTCTGGGCAGTTTTCTGATTTCTCTGAGACAAGTATAGcaagagaaaacataaaaattcCCTCTATCTTTGGATCTGTTTCAGAGAATGAAGTCACACAGTTTTCTCACTCCTCTACTAAAAGTTCACGAAGAGTTACTTTAGAAGCTCCTACTCATGTTGCTGTCACAGAGAGCAAATCTGCACAACCACCTTGCCTCTCAGCTGCAAGCTCATCAACAATGCAGATAAAAGAAGTCATATCTTTCTCAGCACTACTTTCACAAAAGGAATCCGTCCAAAATCCTGCAAACCTTGCTGTTATTTCGGTCAGCAAGCTTACacaacttccttctttttctgatcTAAATCCATTAAGCACAGAAGAACTTCCATCTGTCTTGAATCCATTCTGTCCAATAGTGTCTGGGCAGTTTTCTGATTTCTCTGAGACAAGTTTAGCAAGAGAAAACATACAAAATCCGTCTATCCTTGGATCTGTTTCCATGAATGAAGCCTCACAGTTTTCTCAGTCCTCTAATAAAAGTTCACGAAGAGTTACTTTAGAAGCTCCTACTCATGTTGCTGTCACAGAGAGAAAATCTATACAAGTACCTAATGAAGCCACACAGTCTTCTCACTCCTCTGGTAAAAGTTCACAAAGAGACACTTTAGAAGCTCCCTCTACTCATGTTGCTGTCACAGAGAGCAAATCTGCACAACCACCTTGCCTCTCAGCTGCAGGTTCATCAACAGTGCAGTTAAAAGAAGTCATATCTTTCTCAGCACTACTTTCACAAAAGGAATCCGCCCCAAATCCCACAAACCTTGCTGTTATTTCAGTCAGCAAGCTTGCacaacttccttctttctctgatcTAAATCCATTAAGCACAGAAGAACTCCCATCTGTCTTGAATCCATTCTGTCCAATAGTGTCTGGGCAGTTTTCTGATTTCTCTGAGACAAGTATAGcaagagaaaacataaaaattcCCTCTATCTTTGGATCTGTTTCAGAGAATGAAGTCACACAGTTTTCTCACTCCTCTACTAAAAGTTCACGAAGAGTTACTTTAGAAGCTCCCTCTACTCATGTTGCTGCCACAGAAAGCAAATTTGCACAACCACCTTGCCTCTCAGCTGCAGGCTCATCAACAGTGCAGATAAAAGAAGTCCTATCTTTCTCATCACTACTTTCACAAAAGGAATCTGTCCAAAATCCCGCAAACCTTGCTGTTATTTCAGTCAGCAAGAATGCACAACTACCTTCTTTCTCTGATCTAAATCCATTAAGCACAGAAGAACTCCCATCTGTCTTGAATCCATTCTGTCCAATAGTGTCTGGGCAGTTTTCTGATTTCTCTGAGACAAGTTTAGCAAGAGAAAATATACAAATTCCGTCTATCCTTGGATCTGTTTCCGTGAATGAAGCCGAACAGTTTTCTCACTCCTCTGGTAGAAGTTCACGAAGAGTTACTTTAGAAGCTCCTACTCATGTTGCTGTCACAGAGAGAAAATCTGTACAAGTACCTAATGAAGCCATACAGTTTTCTCACTCCTCTGGTAGAAGTTCACGAAGAGTTACTTTAGAAGCTCCTACTCATGTCACTGTCACAGAGAACAAATCTGTACAAGTATCTAATGAAGCTTTGCAGTTTTTTCACTCTCATAAAGGTACACAAAGAGACACTTTAGAAGCTCCCTCTACTCATGTCACTGTCACAGAGAACAAATCTGTACAAGTATCTAATGAAGCCACACGGTTTTCTCACTCCTCTCGTAAAAGTTCACGAAGAGACACTTCAGAAGCTCCCTCTACTCATGTTGCTGTCACAGTGAGAAAATCTGTGCAAGTACCTAATGAAGCCACACAGTTTTCTCACTCTGGTACAAGTTCACGAAGAGACACCTTAGAAGCTCCCTCTACTCATATTGCTGTCATAGTAAGAAAATCTCTACTACCTAATGAAGCTGCGCAGTTTTCTCACTCTGGTACAACTTCACGAAGAGACACTTCAGAAGTTCCCTCTACTTGTGTCTCTGTCACAGAGGACAAATCTGTACAAGTATCTAATGAAGCCACACAGTTTGATCCCTCTACTCATGTCACTGTCACAGAGAACAAATCTGTACAAGTATCTAATGAAGCCACACAGTTTGATCCCTCTACTCATGTCACTGTCACAGAGGACAAATCTGTACAAGTATCTAATGAAGCTTTGCAGTTTTTTCACTCTCATaaaggttcacaaagagtcacTTTAGAAGATCCCTCTACTCATGTCACTGTCACAGAGAACAAATCTGTGCAAGTACCTAATGAAACCTCACAATCTTGTCACTCCTCTCACAAAAGTTCACAAAGAGACACTTTAGAAGCTCCCTCTATTCATGTTGCTGTCACAGAGAACAAATCTGCACAACCACCTAACCTCTCAGCTGCAGGCTTGTCAACAATGCAGATAAAAGAAGTCCTATCTTTCTCATCACTACTTTCCCAAGAGGAATCCATTCAAAATCCCACAAACCTTGCTGTTATTTCAGTCAAAAAGCTTACACAACTTCCTTTTTCTGATCTAAATCCATTGAATGTGAGTACAGAAGAACTTCCACCTGTCTTGAATCCATTTTGTCCAATAGTATCCAGGCAGTTTTCTGATTTCTCTGAGACAAATTtaacaagagaaacaaaaacTTCACAAATTCCCCCCACTCGCCTCACTCTAATGGTGAATAAGTCAACACAACTTACTTCTTCCTTTAATGTGTCTTCATCAACTATATCCAGAGAAGAAATTCAATCTTTCCCAGGCCCTCTGAAATCAAGGGAAATCACCCAACATCCCTCAAACACTGAAGTTATGTTAGTCGATGAATTCAcacaatttccttctctctctaactTAAATTCATTGAACGAGAACACAAATTTATTGAGTGAGAATACAGAACAACTTCCATGTGTCTCACTTTCAACAATATCCAGGCAGTTTTCTGATTTCTCTGAGAAAAATTTAGCAAGAGAAAACATACAATTTCCCTCTATCCTTGAACACATTCCTGTGAGAGAACGCACACCATTTTCCGACTCCTTtgataaacatttaccaacaaaAACTTTACAAGTTTCCTCTACCCATCTTGTGGACAAATCAACACAACTTACCTCCATGTCTGATACAGATTTAACAAATGTATCCCTTGAAGAAGTTTCATCTTTTCCAGGTCCACATTTACCTCAAGAATCTGTACAGCTTCCCTCAAATTTTGCTGCTGTTTCAGTCAACAAGGCCACCcaattcccttcctcctctgaCATCAGTTCATGA